In Amycolatopsis coloradensis, one genomic interval encodes:
- the kstD gene encoding 3-oxosteroid 1-dehydrogenase produces the protein MEYDVIVVGSGAAGMTAALSAAHRGLEVLVVEKAAHFGGSTARSGGGVWIPGNHALRAAGISEPPERAREYLEAIVGDVVPAELRSAFLDRGPEVLSFVCDKTPLRFRWVRGYSDYHPEAPGGRAGGRSVEPAALDGNLLGPELANLEPPYSAPPLGAPITQADYRWLSLLARHPRGILRVLSLGGRWLSGRIRRQRLLSMGQALAAGLREGLRRADVPVWLNTPLVDLESEGDRVTGVVVRHEDEDKLIRARLGVVLGAGGFERNEEMRVKYQRAPIGTEWTVGAEANTGDAIDAGLKLGAAVDLMDDAWWGPSIPLTGGPWFALAERSRPGCLMVNARGERFVNESAPYVEAVHAMYGEGDGPGANIPTWLVFDQRNRNRYMFTGLGPRQPLPGRWFKAGIAVKASTIAKLAERIEVPADALEATVRRFNGFARSGVDEDFHRGRSAYDHYYGDPRNKPNPSLGPLDVAPYYAVKIVPGDLGTKGGLRIDPHARVLREDGSVIDGLYAAGNTSAAVMGRTYAGPGATIGPAMVFGYLAAEHLAQQDHTKAGGSR, from the coding sequence ATGGAGTACGACGTGATCGTGGTCGGCAGTGGTGCCGCCGGGATGACCGCCGCACTGTCCGCAGCCCACCGGGGACTCGAGGTCCTGGTCGTGGAGAAGGCCGCCCACTTCGGCGGTTCGACGGCGCGCTCCGGCGGCGGCGTCTGGATCCCCGGCAACCACGCGCTGCGGGCGGCCGGGATCTCCGAACCCCCGGAGCGGGCGCGCGAATACCTCGAAGCGATCGTCGGTGACGTCGTCCCCGCCGAACTCCGGTCGGCCTTTCTCGACCGCGGCCCCGAGGTCCTGTCCTTCGTCTGTGACAAGACACCGTTGCGCTTCCGCTGGGTCCGCGGTTACTCGGACTACCACCCGGAAGCCCCCGGCGGGCGGGCCGGCGGACGGTCGGTCGAACCGGCCGCGCTCGACGGCAACCTGCTCGGACCGGAGCTGGCGAATCTGGAGCCGCCGTACAGCGCGCCCCCGCTCGGTGCCCCGATCACCCAGGCGGACTACCGGTGGCTGAGTCTGCTCGCCCGGCATCCGCGCGGCATCCTCCGCGTGCTGAGTCTCGGCGGCCGCTGGCTGAGCGGCCGGATCCGGCGGCAGCGGCTTCTTTCCATGGGGCAAGCGCTTGCGGCCGGTCTGCGTGAAGGTCTGCGCCGGGCGGATGTCCCCGTCTGGCTGAACACGCCTCTGGTGGATCTGGAGAGCGAAGGCGACCGGGTGACCGGCGTCGTCGTGCGCCATGAAGACGAAGACAAGCTGATCCGCGCGCGGCTCGGCGTCGTCCTCGGCGCGGGCGGGTTCGAGCGCAACGAAGAGATGCGGGTCAAGTACCAGCGGGCGCCCATCGGTACGGAGTGGACCGTCGGGGCCGAGGCCAACACCGGCGACGCCATCGACGCCGGGCTCAAACTCGGCGCGGCCGTCGACCTGATGGACGACGCGTGGTGGGGCCCGTCCATCCCGCTGACCGGCGGCCCGTGGTTCGCGCTCGCCGAACGGTCGCGGCCGGGCTGCCTCATGGTCAACGCGCGAGGCGAACGCTTCGTCAACGAGTCGGCGCCGTACGTCGAGGCCGTGCACGCGATGTACGGCGAGGGTGACGGCCCCGGCGCGAACATCCCGACCTGGCTGGTGTTCGACCAGCGCAACCGCAACCGGTACATGTTCACCGGCCTCGGCCCCCGCCAGCCCCTGCCCGGCCGCTGGTTCAAAGCGGGCATCGCGGTCAAAGCGAGCACGATCGCGAAACTCGCCGAGCGGATCGAGGTCCCGGCCGACGCGCTGGAGGCCACCGTGCGGCGGTTCAACGGCTTCGCCAGAAGCGGCGTGGACGAGGACTTCCACCGCGGGCGCAGCGCGTACGACCACTACTACGGCGACCCGCGGAACAAACCCAACCCGAGTCTGGGCCCGCTGGACGTCGCGCCGTACTACGCGGTGAAGATCGTGCCCGGCGACCTGGGCACCAAGGGCGGCTTGAGGATCGACCCGCACGCGCGTGTCCTGCGCGAAGACGGGTCGGTGATCGACGGACTTTACGCGGCGGGCAACACGAGCGCGGCGGTGATGGGCCGCACCTACGCCGGCCCAGGCGCGACGATCGGCCCGGCGATGGTGTTCGGCTACCTTGCGGCCGAGCATCTCGCGCAGCAAGATCACACCAAAGCGGGAGGCAGCCGATGA
- a CDS encoding FAD-binding protein: MDSLVADVVIVGFGAAGACAAIEAADAGARVLVLDRFSGGGASAVSGGVVYAGGGTARQRDAGVDDSVDAMYDYLRLEVGDVVSEETLRRFCAGSTEMISWLEGNGVPFEGSLCPYKTSYPSDEHYLYYSGSEAAGGFRDAAKPAPRGHRVKGPGTSGKLLMKRLMEAVRSRGIQVLPQTAARNLIVDEDGTVTGVVVSSLRDAPARVRAAHRRLSAYAAKPGIYVPSLRKSLHRRAERIERRYGRELRISASRGVVLAAGGFIANREMVREHAPAYRGGLALGTSADDGSGIRMGIEAGGATAELGRISAWRFITPPSAFLGGLLVDETGGRIIDESRYGAAVGERMITGHEGRGWLLVDDAIVREVRRDARGQSQWFQGLQVRYLLRRRVVAGSLDEVARKAGVDPGGLAASVEAARSGADPTGKPAEFARPLDQGPYSLIDVSIKPNLGYPCPMLTLGGLVVDEETGAVRSAAGAPIRGLYAAGRTAVGICSRSYVSGLSLADCVFSGRRAGLHSALDRGSVDKNENVF; encoded by the coding sequence ATGGACTCCCTCGTCGCGGATGTGGTGATCGTGGGTTTCGGTGCGGCCGGCGCCTGTGCGGCGATCGAGGCCGCCGATGCCGGTGCCCGGGTACTGGTGCTGGACCGCTTCTCCGGCGGTGGCGCGAGCGCGGTCAGTGGCGGTGTCGTCTACGCCGGGGGCGGGACGGCGCGGCAGCGGGACGCGGGCGTCGACGACAGTGTCGACGCGATGTACGACTACCTGCGGCTCGAGGTCGGCGACGTCGTCTCGGAGGAGACCCTGCGGCGTTTCTGTGCGGGCAGCACGGAGATGATCTCCTGGCTGGAAGGCAACGGCGTGCCTTTCGAGGGCAGTCTGTGCCCGTACAAGACGTCGTACCCGAGCGACGAGCACTATCTGTACTACTCGGGCAGCGAGGCGGCGGGCGGTTTCCGTGACGCCGCCAAGCCCGCACCGCGCGGACATCGCGTCAAGGGGCCGGGCACTTCGGGAAAACTGCTGATGAAACGGCTCATGGAGGCGGTCCGGAGCCGCGGGATCCAGGTGCTGCCGCAGACCGCCGCGCGGAACCTCATCGTCGACGAGGACGGGACCGTGACCGGTGTCGTCGTCTCGTCTTTGCGGGACGCTCCCGCTCGCGTGCGGGCCGCGCACCGGAGGCTGTCGGCGTATGCCGCCAAACCGGGGATCTACGTGCCCTCGCTGCGGAAGTCGCTGCACCGGCGAGCGGAGCGGATCGAGCGGCGCTACGGCCGTGAGCTGCGGATTTCCGCTTCGCGCGGAGTCGTTCTCGCGGCGGGCGGCTTCATCGCGAACCGCGAGATGGTGCGCGAGCACGCGCCCGCGTATCGCGGCGGACTGGCGCTCGGTACGTCGGCCGACGACGGTTCCGGCATCCGGATGGGGATCGAGGCGGGCGGGGCGACCGCCGAACTCGGGCGGATCTCGGCCTGGCGGTTCATCACCCCGCCGTCGGCGTTCCTCGGCGGCCTGCTCGTGGACGAGACGGGCGGCCGGATCATCGACGAGTCCCGGTACGGCGCGGCCGTCGGCGAACGCATGATCACCGGACACGAAGGGCGTGGCTGGCTCCTGGTCGACGACGCCATCGTCCGGGAGGTCCGGCGGGACGCGCGCGGGCAAAGTCAATGGTTCCAAGGACTTCAGGTGCGGTACCTGCTGCGGCGGCGCGTCGTCGCCGGTTCGCTCGACGAGGTCGCGCGCAAGGCCGGCGTCGATCCCGGCGGGCTGGCCGCCAGTGTCGAGGCGGCGAGGTCCGGCGCGGATCCGACGGGTAAACCCGCGGAGTTCGCGCGGCCGCTGGATCAGGGGCCGTACTCGCTGATCGATGTCTCGATCAAGCCGAACCTGGGCTATCCGTGCCCGATGCTGACGCTGGGCGGCCTGGTCGTCGACGAGGAGACCGGGGCGGTGCGCTCCGCCGCCGGCGCCCCGATTCGCGGGCTGTACGCGGCTGGCCGTACCGCGGTGGGAATCTGTTCTAGGTCCTACGTGAGCGGTCTGTCGCTGGCCGACTGCGTGTTTTCCGGGCGGCGTGCCGGACTGCACAGTGCCCTCGACCGGGGATCGGTCGACAAAAACGAGAACGTGTTCTAG
- the hsaA gene encoding 3-hydroxy-9,10-secoandrosta-1,3,5(10)-triene-9,17-dione monooxygenase oxygenase subunit produces MSEHAAQDVIAGIRELLPVLRERAQEAEDARRVPEESVKALQETGFFKLLQPKTFGGLEADPVSFYTAVKLVASACGSTGWVASILGVHPWHLGLFEAQAQQDVWGDDTDVRISSSYAPMGKADVVDGGYRLSGRWSFSSGCDHATWVLLGGPVFKDGKPVDFCTYLVPISDYTIEDVWDTVGLRGTGSNDIIVNDVFVPKHRALSFIATSKCKTPGQEINPGPLYKLPYGSVHPSTITAPIIGMAQGAYDAHVEYQGKRVRAAYAGERSKEDPFAKVRIAEAASEIDAAWLQLTHNIDELYQLACKGEKLPFPTRLRVRRDQVRGTERAIFAIDRLFENSGGRALRAGTPIQRFWRDAHAGRVHAANDAERAYVMFGTGAFGLPVENAMV; encoded by the coding sequence ATGAGCGAGCACGCCGCGCAGGACGTGATCGCGGGGATCCGGGAGCTGCTGCCGGTCCTGCGGGAGCGGGCGCAGGAGGCGGAGGACGCCAGGCGCGTTCCCGAGGAGTCCGTCAAAGCCCTGCAGGAGACCGGGTTCTTCAAACTGCTGCAGCCGAAGACTTTCGGTGGCCTCGAAGCCGACCCGGTGAGCTTCTACACCGCAGTCAAACTCGTCGCGAGCGCCTGCGGCTCCACCGGCTGGGTCGCCTCCATCCTCGGCGTCCACCCGTGGCACCTCGGCCTGTTCGAGGCGCAGGCGCAGCAGGACGTCTGGGGTGACGACACCGACGTCCGGATCTCTTCGTCGTACGCGCCGATGGGCAAGGCGGACGTCGTCGACGGTGGTTACCGGCTCAGCGGGCGCTGGAGCTTCTCGTCCGGTTGCGACCACGCGACCTGGGTGCTGCTGGGCGGGCCGGTGTTCAAGGACGGCAAGCCGGTAGACTTCTGCACCTACCTGGTGCCGATCTCCGACTACACGATCGAAGACGTCTGGGACACCGTGGGCCTGCGCGGCACCGGGTCCAACGACATCATCGTGAACGACGTCTTCGTGCCGAAGCACCGCGCGCTGAGCTTCATCGCGACGTCGAAGTGCAAGACGCCCGGGCAGGAGATCAACCCCGGGCCCCTGTACAAACTTCCTTATGGTTCGGTGCATCCGAGCACGATCACCGCGCCGATCATCGGGATGGCGCAAGGCGCCTACGACGCGCACGTCGAGTACCAGGGCAAGCGGGTCCGCGCGGCGTACGCGGGAGAACGGTCCAAAGAGGACCCGTTCGCCAAGGTGCGGATCGCCGAGGCGGCGAGCGAGATCGACGCGGCCTGGCTCCAGCTGACGCACAACATCGACGAGCTGTACCAGCTGGCGTGCAAGGGGGAGAAGCTCCCGTTCCCCACTCGGCTGCGGGTCCGCCGTGACCAGGTCCGCGGCACGGAACGCGCGATCTTCGCGATCGACCGGCTTTTCGAGAACTCCGGCGGCCGCGCGCTGCGGGCCGGAACCCCGATCCAGCGGTTCTGGCGCGACGCGCACGCCGGCCGGGTGCACGCGGCGAACGACGCCGAGCGCGCCTACGTCATGTTCGGAACCGGCGCCTTCGGGCTGCCCGTCGAGAATGCGATGGTCTGA
- the hsaD gene encoding 4,5:9,10-diseco-3-hydroxy-5,9,17-trioxoandrosta-1(10),2-diene-4-oate hydrolase: MTEGKYVTVQGGLKLHCHEAGAEHQETVILLHGGGPGASAWSNFGRNLPVFGKNYRTLAIDQPGFGRSDKPTEHPQYFRHSADAVVGLMDELGIERAHFVGNSLGGGTSVRLALNHPKRAGRLVLMGPGGLSVNLFAPDPTEGIKNLGRFSAPPGPSREKLEAFLRIMVHDQSLITDELIDERFAAASAPESLAAMKAMGKSFAQPDTYEEGMLWREAHRLRQRVLLIWGREDRVNPLDGALLALKTIPRAQLHVFGGCGHWAQLEKFDEFNRLALDFLGAS, from the coding sequence ATGACCGAAGGCAAGTACGTCACCGTCCAAGGTGGACTCAAGCTGCACTGCCACGAGGCGGGCGCGGAGCACCAGGAGACGGTGATCCTGCTGCACGGCGGCGGCCCCGGCGCGTCGGCGTGGAGCAACTTCGGCCGTAACCTGCCGGTGTTCGGCAAGAACTACCGGACCCTGGCGATCGACCAGCCCGGCTTCGGCAGGTCGGACAAGCCGACCGAGCATCCCCAGTACTTCCGCCACAGCGCGGACGCCGTGGTCGGGCTCATGGACGAACTCGGCATCGAGCGGGCGCATTTCGTCGGGAACTCGCTCGGCGGCGGGACTTCCGTGCGGCTCGCGCTCAACCATCCGAAACGCGCCGGACGTCTCGTCCTGATGGGACCGGGCGGCCTGAGCGTGAACCTGTTCGCGCCCGATCCCACCGAGGGCATCAAGAACCTGGGCCGGTTCAGCGCCCCGCCCGGGCCGAGCCGTGAGAAGCTCGAAGCCTTCCTGCGGATCATGGTGCACGACCAGTCGCTGATCACCGACGAACTGATCGACGAGCGGTTCGCCGCCGCGAGCGCGCCGGAGTCCCTGGCGGCGATGAAGGCGATGGGCAAGTCGTTCGCCCAGCCCGACACCTACGAAGAGGGCATGCTGTGGCGTGAGGCGCATCGACTGCGTCAGCGTGTGCTGCTCATCTGGGGCAGGGAAGACCGCGTCAACCCGCTCGACGGTGCCCTGCTCGCGCTCAAGACGATCCCGCGTGCCCAGCTGCACGTGTTCGGCGGCTGCGGGCACTGGGCGCAGCTGGAGAAGTTCGACGAGTTCAACCGGCTGGCACTCGACTTCCTGGGAGCCTCCTGA
- the hsaC gene encoding iron-dependent extradiol dioxygenase HsaC, translating to MGIRSLAYLRIEATDMAAWREYGLKVLGMVEGSGTNPEALYLRMDDFPARLVIFPGEHDRLAVAGWEVANAGELDEIRASLDAHSLPYKEGTPDQLADRRVDGLVSFEDPSGNTLEVFHGVALQHRRVVSPYGHKFVTGEQGLGHVVLSTHDDDASLRFYRDVLGFRLRDSMKLPPQMVGRPADGAPAWLRFFGCNPRHHSLAFLPMPTPSGIVHLMVEVENTDDVGLCLDRAIRRKVPMSATLGRHVNDLMLSFYMKTPGGFDVEYGCEGRQVDDESWIARESTAVSLWGHDFSVGARRVSGQS from the coding sequence ATGGGTATCCGATCGCTCGCCTACCTCCGCATCGAAGCCACCGACATGGCCGCGTGGCGTGAATACGGGCTGAAGGTCCTCGGCATGGTCGAGGGTTCCGGCACGAATCCGGAAGCGCTCTACCTGCGCATGGACGACTTCCCGGCGCGGCTCGTGATCTTCCCCGGCGAGCACGACCGGCTCGCCGTGGCGGGCTGGGAGGTCGCCAACGCCGGCGAACTCGACGAGATCCGGGCTTCGCTCGACGCGCATTCGTTGCCGTACAAGGAAGGCACGCCGGATCAGCTGGCCGATCGCCGGGTCGACGGCCTCGTGTCCTTCGAGGACCCTTCGGGCAACACGCTCGAAGTGTTCCACGGTGTCGCGTTGCAGCACCGGCGTGTGGTGAGCCCGTACGGGCACAAGTTCGTCACCGGCGAGCAGGGCCTCGGGCACGTCGTACTGTCCACCCACGACGACGACGCTTCACTGCGGTTCTACCGTGACGTGCTCGGGTTCCGGCTGCGGGACTCGATGAAACTGCCGCCGCAGATGGTCGGCAGGCCCGCAGACGGCGCTCCGGCGTGGCTGCGGTTCTTCGGCTGCAACCCGCGTCACCACAGTCTCGCGTTCCTTCCGATGCCGACTCCCAGCGGCATCGTGCACCTCATGGTCGAAGTGGAGAACACCGACGACGTCGGCCTCTGCCTCGACCGGGCCATCCGCCGGAAGGTGCCGATGTCGGCGACCCTCGGGCGGCACGTCAACGATCTGATGCTCTCGTTCTACATGAAGACCCCCGGCGGCTTCGACGTCGAATACGGCTGCGAGGGGCGTCAAGTGGACGACGAGAGCTGGATCGCCCGAGAGAGTACGGCGGTTTCCTTGTGGGGACACGACTTTTCAGTCGGCGCCCGTCGAGTATCAGGGCAGTCGTGA
- the hsaB gene encoding 3-hydroxy-9,10-secoandrosta-1,3,5(10)-triene-9,17-dione monooxygenase reductase subunit: MTPVTDLGAEIDPARFRTVLGHFCTGVAVVTGHDGTAPVGFACQSFAALSLDPPLVLFCPAKASRTWAVLAESGRFAVNVLAEDQQDVSAVFGARGADKFASVDWTPAPSGSPLLAGALTWIDCTLEAVHEAGDHYVVVGRVTALGEPSDARPLLFHRGRYTVTEPVTDALAALMPWPRPDDWL; the protein is encoded by the coding sequence GTGACCCCGGTGACGGACCTCGGCGCGGAGATCGATCCGGCGCGGTTCCGCACGGTGCTCGGGCACTTCTGCACCGGCGTCGCGGTGGTGACCGGACACGACGGCACGGCGCCGGTGGGCTTCGCGTGCCAGTCGTTCGCGGCGCTTTCCCTGGATCCGCCGCTCGTGCTTTTCTGCCCTGCCAAGGCTTCCCGGACCTGGGCGGTGCTCGCCGAGTCCGGTCGGTTCGCCGTCAACGTGCTCGCGGAAGACCAGCAGGACGTCAGCGCGGTGTTCGGCGCGCGGGGCGCGGACAAGTTCGCGTCGGTCGACTGGACCCCCGCCCCGTCCGGATCCCCTTTGCTGGCAGGGGCTTTGACGTGGATCGACTGCACGCTCGAAGCCGTGCACGAGGCGGGTGACCATTACGTCGTCGTCGGCAGGGTCACCGCGCTCGGGGAACCTTCCGACGCCCGGCCGTTGCTGTTCCATCGCGGGCGGTACACGGTGACCGAGCCGGTGACGGACGCGCTCGCCGCGCTCATGCCCTGGCCGCGTCCCGACGATTGGCTCTGA
- a CDS encoding acyl-CoA desaturase: protein MTANLRTGSDFARLSRRVSEAGLLDRRPGYYAFRIGLVATLFVSGWIAFFAIGDSWWQLGIAVFQAVMFGQIALLSHDLAHRQVFRTRRPSEIAGRIAGNLGVGMSYGWWMDKHTRHHANPNHEDLDPDVDPDILVWSKDQARASKGLPRFIGRYQAFLFFPLLTLEGLNLHFSGIRAVAKPGLRRRGLEAALLLAHFALYFSALLVVLSPGKALVFFIVHKALWGVYMGSIFAPNHKGMPILSGDTELDFLRKQVLTSRNVRGGRIVDVALGGLNYQIEHHLFPSMPSPHLRRARPIVQGYCAEIGVPYHETGLIESYSLALRSLHEAGEPIRANRRDAARA, encoded by the coding sequence GTGACCGCAAACCTCCGCACAGGCAGTGATTTCGCCCGTCTGTCCCGCCGCGTCAGCGAAGCGGGCCTCCTCGACCGCCGTCCCGGCTACTACGCCTTCCGCATCGGCCTGGTCGCCACTCTCTTCGTTTCCGGCTGGATCGCCTTCTTCGCGATCGGGGATTCCTGGTGGCAGCTGGGGATCGCCGTCTTCCAGGCGGTGATGTTCGGCCAGATCGCGTTGCTGTCGCACGATCTCGCGCACCGGCAGGTGTTCCGCACCCGCCGTCCGAGCGAGATCGCCGGGCGGATCGCGGGGAACCTCGGTGTCGGCATGAGTTACGGCTGGTGGATGGACAAGCACACCCGTCACCACGCGAACCCGAACCACGAGGACCTCGACCCCGACGTCGATCCGGACATCCTCGTGTGGTCGAAGGACCAGGCGCGGGCCAGCAAGGGCCTCCCCCGGTTCATCGGCCGTTACCAGGCGTTCCTGTTCTTCCCGTTGCTCACCCTCGAAGGCTTGAACCTGCACTTCTCCGGGATCCGCGCGGTCGCGAAGCCGGGCCTCCGGCGGCGCGGGCTCGAAGCGGCCTTGCTGCTGGCGCATTTCGCGCTCTACTTCAGCGCGCTGCTCGTGGTCCTCTCCCCCGGCAAGGCGCTCGTCTTCTTCATCGTCCACAAAGCACTGTGGGGCGTCTACATGGGATCGATCTTCGCACCCAACCACAAGGGGATGCCGATCCTGTCCGGCGACACCGAACTCGACTTCCTCCGCAAGCAGGTGCTCACGTCACGCAACGTCCGCGGCGGCAGGATCGTCGACGTCGCGCTCGGCGGGCTCAACTACCAGATCGAGCACCACTTGTTCCCGAGCATGCCATCGCCGCATCTTCGCCGCGCCCGGCCCATCGTTCAAGGATACTGCGCGGAGATCGGCGTCCCGTACCACGAGACCGGGCTCATCGAGTCCTACTCACTCGCGTTGCGCAGTCTGCACGAAGCCGGTGAGCCGATCAGAGCCAATCGTCGGGACGCGGCCAGGGCATGA
- a CDS encoding nuclear transport factor 2 family protein, whose protein sequence is MTSPALDVALSYHRAWTGKDFEKAMTYVADDIACHTPGGPLSGAEAFRGFMGPFTEILTGSTLLSAFGDETTALLMYDTATLPVASAPGAELLTVREGKIVELRIVFDRAPFDAAREAAAGS, encoded by the coding sequence ATGACCAGTCCCGCCTTGGATGTCGCGCTCTCCTACCACCGCGCGTGGACGGGCAAGGACTTCGAGAAGGCGATGACCTACGTCGCCGACGACATCGCCTGCCACACGCCCGGCGGGCCCCTTTCCGGCGCGGAGGCGTTTCGCGGGTTCATGGGCCCGTTCACCGAGATCCTGACCGGCTCGACCCTGCTTTCGGCGTTCGGGGACGAGACGACCGCGTTGCTGATGTACGACACGGCGACCCTGCCGGTGGCGAGCGCGCCCGGGGCCGAGCTGCTGACGGTGCGGGAGGGGAAGATCGTGGAGTTGCGGATCGTGTTCGACCGGGCTCCGTTCGATGCGGCGAGGGAGGCTGCCGCGGGGTCGTAG
- a CDS encoding RNA polymerase subunit sigma-70 — protein sequence MRAMGDQDFRELTDTYRHELHLHCYRILGSLTDAEDAVQETLLAAWKGIDGFEGRSSLRTWLYRIATNRCLNALRDAGRRRPPEPVPPFDPPEPSRRGEVTWLQAYPDELADSEPGPEARYSTKEAIELAFITGLQLLPPRQAAALVLRDVLCFPAGEVASMLGTTETAVKGILQRARASLDKHRESAGHRPSPDERALTRRFADAFTAGDLDGVLSLLTDDAWLAMPPAPHEYHGLEAIAGFLRVTMAIPVEGFTMTPARANNQPAFACRHGETPAGLMVLTLDGDRVRAITRFLDQK from the coding sequence ATGAGGGCGATGGGAGACCAGGACTTTCGCGAGCTCACCGACACCTATCGGCACGAGCTCCACCTGCACTGTTACCGGATCCTCGGCTCCCTCACCGACGCCGAGGACGCCGTCCAGGAGACGCTCCTCGCCGCTTGGAAGGGCATCGACGGCTTCGAGGGGCGCTCATCGCTTCGCACGTGGCTGTACCGCATCGCCACCAACCGCTGCCTCAACGCTCTGAGGGACGCGGGCCGCCGTCGCCCGCCCGAGCCGGTGCCGCCGTTCGACCCGCCGGAGCCGAGCCGCCGCGGCGAGGTGACCTGGTTACAGGCGTACCCGGACGAACTCGCCGACAGTGAGCCCGGCCCCGAAGCGCGCTACAGCACCAAGGAGGCGATAGAGCTCGCCTTCATCACCGGACTCCAGCTCCTCCCGCCGAGACAAGCCGCCGCTCTCGTCCTGCGTGACGTCCTGTGCTTCCCCGCCGGTGAGGTCGCGAGCATGCTCGGCACCACCGAGACGGCGGTCAAAGGCATCCTTCAGCGCGCCCGCGCCTCCCTCGACAAGCATCGCGAGAGCGCCGGGCACCGGCCGTCACCCGACGAACGCGCGCTGACCAGGCGATTCGCCGACGCGTTCACCGCGGGCGACCTCGACGGCGTCCTGAGCCTGCTCACCGACGACGCCTGGCTCGCCATGCCGCCGGCGCCTCACGAGTACCACGGTCTCGAAGCGATCGCGGGCTTCCTCCGCGTCACCATGGCCATTCCCGTGGAGGGTTTCACCATGACCCCGGCACGGGCCAACAACCAGCCCGCCTTCGCCTGTCGTCACGGTGAGACACCGGCCGGACTGATGGTCCTCACCCTCGACGGTGATCGCGTCCGTGCCATCACCCGGTTCCTGGATCAGAAGTAG
- a CDS encoding HIT family protein, protein MECAICAKHRGDGPLVGPVVWAGDAVVVSHRPGGFPGYLFVETRRHVAALDELTSDEVWAVSRAAWCAARGLRAELAPEHVFSAIAGRSVAHFHQHVFVRHQGTPEEIGWMDGPSWTGAPVIDIARLCRRLAGYF, encoded by the coding sequence GTGGAGTGCGCGATCTGTGCCAAGCACCGTGGCGACGGCCCGCTGGTCGGGCCGGTGGTCTGGGCCGGGGACGCGGTCGTCGTGTCGCACCGGCCCGGCGGCTTCCCCGGGTATCTGTTCGTCGAAACCCGGCGGCACGTGGCGGCGCTGGACGAGCTGACCTCGGACGAGGTCTGGGCGGTTTCGCGAGCGGCCTGGTGCGCGGCCAGGGGCCTGCGCGCGGAACTGGCTCCGGAGCACGTGTTCTCCGCCATCGCCGGGCGGAGTGTCGCGCATTTCCACCAGCACGTTTTCGTACGGCATCAGGGAACGCCCGAAGAGATCGGGTGGATGGACGGCCCTTCGTGGACGGGCGCGCCGGTCATCGACATCGCCAGGCTCTGCCGCCGCCTGGCGGGCTACTTCTGA
- a CDS encoding acyl-CoA dehydrogenase family protein has product MTFTAEQDALRDSVRKLLDREADPWPELCEQIGVAALAVPERFGGLGAGTTELQVVAEELGRVLADVPFLGSAVLAVHAVLAASNDEACDRLLPRLAEGVVGAVAWTDAEGRWDAPACRVADSAVEGEAHYVLHGDEAEILLVVADGSLYEVTDARRERTAAMDETRRLARVRFDSAPARLIGPVDLGALRDVACAVLAAEQAGAAARAFELTVEYSKQRHQFGRPIGGFQALKHRMADLHVLVETARSAAYAAPESSRLAAAAKVHCSEALATVAGEMIQLHGGIAITWEHPAHRYFKRAHGAAHLFGSPADHLARVRPPLS; this is encoded by the coding sequence ATGACGTTCACCGCCGAGCAGGACGCGCTGCGCGACAGCGTGCGGAAACTGCTGGACCGGGAAGCGGATCCCTGGCCCGAGCTGTGCGAGCAGATCGGTGTGGCGGCGTTGGCCGTTCCCGAGCGGTTCGGCGGGCTCGGCGCCGGGACGACGGAACTGCAGGTGGTCGCCGAAGAACTGGGCAGGGTCCTCGCCGACGTCCCGTTCCTCGGCTCGGCCGTGCTCGCCGTGCACGCCGTCCTGGCCGCGAGCAATGACGAGGCCTGCGACCGTCTGCTCCCCCGCCTCGCCGAAGGTGTCGTCGGCGCGGTGGCCTGGACCGATGCCGAAGGTCGCTGGGATGCTCCCGCCTGCCGCGTCGCCGACTCCGCGGTGGAGGGTGAGGCGCACTACGTCCTCCACGGAGACGAGGCCGAGATCCTCCTGGTCGTGGCTGACGGCTCGCTGTACGAAGTCACCGATGCGCGGCGAGAGCGGACTGCGGCGATGGACGAAACCCGGCGGCTGGCCAGGGTTCGTTTCGACAGCGCCCCCGCCCGGCTGATCGGCCCCGTCGACCTCGGCGCGCTGCGGGACGTCGCGTGCGCCGTCCTGGCCGCCGAACAGGCCGGGGCCGCGGCGCGGGCGTTCGAGCTGACGGTGGAGTACAGCAAGCAGCGGCACCAGTTCGGCAGGCCGATCGGTGGATTCCAGGCGTTGAAGCACCGGATGGCGGATCTCCACGTCCTGGTGGAGACCGCGCGTTCCGCGGCTTACGCGGCTCCGGAGTCGAGCAGGCTGGCCGCGGCGGCGAAGGTGCATTGTTCGGAGGCGCTGGCGACGGTGGCGGGTGAAATGATCCAGCTGCACGGCGGGATCGCGATCACCTGGGAGCATCCGGCGCACCGCTATTTCAAGCGGGCGCATGGCGCGGCGCACCTGTTCGGCTCGCCTGCGGACCACCTCGCGCGAGTGCGGCCGCCGTTATCGTGA